One segment of Carya illinoinensis cultivar Pawnee chromosome 1, C.illinoinensisPawnee_v1, whole genome shotgun sequence DNA contains the following:
- the LOC122304863 gene encoding uncharacterized protein LOC122304863 isoform X2, whose product MKAVNWALKRIVRPRDTVIALGVILESCYLKKSSCFPFLMRIGISGLYNGKNLCVDMHLLGRPHNHPDYQKGRQYSGKKWKREGEVRG is encoded by the exons ATGAAGGCTGTCAACTGGGCTCTCAAACGCATTGTCCGCCCAAGAGACACTGTCATTGCTTTAGGAGTTATTCTTGAATCTTGTTATTTGAAGAAGAGTTCTTGCTTCCCATTTCTAATGCGCATTGGCATCTCCGGACTCT ATAATGGAAAGAACCTTTGTGTTGATATGCATCTTCTGGGCCGTCCTCACAATCATCCAG ATTATCAAAAAGGCCGGCAGTACTCTGGGAAAAAATGGAAGCGAGAAGGAGAAGTAAGGGGTTAA
- the LOC122304863 gene encoding uncharacterized protein LOC122304863 isoform X1 translates to MKAVNWALKRIVRPRDTVIALGVILESCYLKKSSCFPFLMRIGISGLYNGKNLCVDMHLLGRPHNHPGNFFPLRQLFDLLVRAKEVQPNYRLSKRPAVLWEKMEARRRSKGLNPKIKCQKKQNTSDSESGAEHDD, encoded by the exons ATGAAGGCTGTCAACTGGGCTCTCAAACGCATTGTCCGCCCAAGAGACACTGTCATTGCTTTAGGAGTTATTCTTGAATCTTGTTATTTGAAGAAGAGTTCTTGCTTCCCATTTCTAATGCGCATTGGCATCTCCGGACTCT ATAATGGAAAGAACCTTTGTGTTGATATGCATCTTCTGGGCCGTCCTCACAATCATCCAGGTAATTTCTTCCCTTTGCGACAATTATTTGATTTACTAGTAAGAGCCAAAGAGGTGCAACCCAATTACAGATTATCAAAAAGGCCGGCAGTACTCTGGGAAAAAATGGAAGCGAGAAGGAGAAGTAAGGGGTTAAATCCTAAAATTAAATGTCAAAAGAAGCAGAACACCAGTG ATTCTGAAAGTGGGGCGGAACACGATGACTGA